One Polaribacter sp. KT25b DNA segment encodes these proteins:
- a CDS encoding SDR family NAD(P)-dependent oxidoreductase — MKKIVVIGGSKGIGKAIIKSLVDKNQVINISRSVPLLSHNNLTHFSCNILTDELPKTDQIDTLIFCPGSINLKPISRLKLEDFRTDFEINVVAAVKAIQHFLPALKKGTNPSILLFSTVAAKLGMPFHASVAAAKSAVEGLTKSLGAELAPTIRVNAIAPTVTDTDLAAKLLRNDRMIESIKERHPLKKFLNPEEVADMATFLISDKAKSISGQIFELDCGIVSFKI, encoded by the coding sequence ATGAAGAAAATAGTAGTAATTGGAGGAAGTAAAGGAATTGGAAAAGCAATTATTAAATCTTTGGTTGATAAAAACCAAGTAATTAATATAAGTAGGTCTGTACCTCTACTTTCTCATAATAATCTTACTCATTTTTCTTGCAATATTCTTACTGATGAGTTACCTAAAACTGACCAAATAGATACTCTTATTTTTTGTCCAGGTAGCATCAATTTAAAACCTATTTCTAGGTTAAAACTAGAAGATTTTAGGACTGATTTTGAAATTAATGTTGTTGCTGCTGTAAAAGCAATTCAGCACTTTTTGCCTGCTCTAAAAAAAGGCACAAATCCTTCAATTTTATTATTTAGTACAGTTGCTGCAAAATTAGGCATGCCGTTTCATGCAAGTGTTGCTGCTGCAAAATCTGCTGTAGAAGGTTTAACAAAATCTTTAGGCGCAGAATTAGCACCAACAATTAGAGTAAATGCAATTGCACCAACTGTTACAGATACAGATTTAGCTGCAAAACTTTTAAGAAATGACAGAATGATAGAAAGCATTAAAGAACGTCATCCGCTTAAAAAATTCTTGAATCCAGAGGAAGTTGCAGACATGGCAACTTTTTTAATTTCTGATAAAGCAAAATCAATTTCTGGTCAAATTTTTGAACTCGATTGCGGAATTGTAAGCTTTAAAATTTAA
- a CDS encoding TspO/MBR family protein encodes MKQFKLTILFLFINFGGLAIGSWLMNNGPLTEWYTNLNQAPWTPPGWVFGVAWTLIMICFSIYLGKLFIEDNSQKLKLVFLFQFILNVSWNYIFFNQHLVLFGLITIVLLTSLLFYYFFKLSNKTNNYKFLLVPYMIWLCIATSLNLYVLIHN; translated from the coding sequence ATGAAACAATTTAAATTAACCATCTTATTTTTATTCATCAATTTTGGAGGCTTAGCCATTGGAAGTTGGTTAATGAATAATGGACCTTTAACCGAATGGTATACAAATTTAAATCAAGCTCCTTGGACACCTCCAGGTTGGGTTTTTGGTGTTGCTTGGACATTAATTATGATTTGTTTTTCTATCTATTTAGGGAAATTATTTATAGAAGATAATTCTCAAAAATTAAAACTCGTTTTTCTATTTCAGTTTATTTTAAACGTAAGTTGGAACTATATTTTCTTCAATCAACACTTGGTATTATTTGGTTTGATAACTATTGTTTTATTAACTTCTCTCCTATTTTATTACTTCTTTAAACTAAGCAATAAAACGAACAATTATAAATTTTTATTAGTGCCTTACATGATTTGGTTATGTATTGCAACCTCATTAAATCTTTATGTTTTAATCCATAATTAA
- a CDS encoding glutathione peroxidase has product MNLYDIKIDSLQGKPIKLLDFKNKYILFVNVASKCGFTPQYKDLETLSKTYKDNLIVIGVPCNQFGKQEPGKADEITEFCQVNYGVSFLMTEKIDVRGENQHPLYTWLTSKKMNGKKSSSVKWNFQKYLVDKEGKLIDYYFSITKPLSKKITKHLK; this is encoded by the coding sequence ATGAATCTTTACGATATAAAAATTGATAGTTTACAAGGTAAACCTATCAAACTCTTAGACTTTAAAAACAAATATATACTTTTTGTAAATGTTGCTTCTAAATGCGGCTTTACACCACAATATAAAGATTTAGAAACTTTAAGTAAAACGTACAAAGACAACTTAATTGTTATTGGCGTTCCTTGTAATCAATTTGGAAAACAAGAACCAGGTAAAGCCGATGAAATTACTGAATTTTGTCAAGTAAATTATGGTGTTTCGTTTTTGATGACAGAAAAAATTGATGTAAGAGGAGAAAATCAACATCCATTATATACTTGGCTTACATCAAAAAAAATGAATGGTAAAAAGAGTTCTTCTGTAAAATGGAATTTTCAAAAATACCTTGTTGATAAAGAGGGTAAATTGATTGATTATTACTTTTCTATCACAAAACCTTTAAGCAAAAAAATTACCAAACACTTAAAATAA
- a CDS encoding Lacal_2735 family protein: MFNLFKKKSEVEKLQDSYKKLMEEGFKLQSINRSDSDQKYFEADAILKKIEKIQAK; the protein is encoded by the coding sequence ATGTTTAATTTATTTAAAAAGAAATCTGAAGTTGAAAAACTACAAGATTCTTATAAGAAATTAATGGAAGAAGGTTTTAAATTACAATCTATAAATAGAAGTGATAGCGATCAAAAATATTTTGAAGCAGATGCTATTCTTAAAAAAATAGAAAAAATTCAAGCTAAATAA